One window of the Rhodococcus sovatensis genome contains the following:
- a CDS encoding SipW-dependent-type signal peptide-containing protein, with translation MNEQVHNSNRKRKIRALLAGGLVLGVGAAITLAAWTDNVFGNSDFATGDEAWNIQASFSTTATANWVEADVSPGEPFGFPVARLNLTPGETVYAPIALRLQNAQTLNADVTLNGAVPGTPAGSAALTSALTYSVTSGGTAEGCAAGTPGGTSVVAPGSALTTGSAPNAITLLAAGTPVQLCYAVTLPAGSPLDLAGLNTGQLIWQFVGTSVTP, from the coding sequence ATGAACGAACAGGTTCATAATTCAAATAGAAAACGCAAGATTCGGGCTTTGTTGGCAGGAGGCTTGGTTCTGGGTGTCGGCGCGGCAATAACTTTGGCCGCATGGACCGACAATGTTTTTGGAAATTCCGATTTCGCTACGGGTGATGAGGCGTGGAACATTCAAGCGAGTTTCAGTACGACGGCGACGGCGAACTGGGTCGAGGCCGACGTAAGCCCGGGTGAGCCTTTCGGATTTCCGGTCGCGCGGTTGAATCTTACGCCCGGCGAAACGGTCTACGCGCCCATCGCCCTGAGGTTGCAGAATGCACAAACTTTGAATGCGGATGTCACCTTGAACGGTGCGGTACCGGGTACGCCCGCGGGTTCGGCTGCGTTGACCAGCGCGTTGACGTACTCGGTCACCTCGGGCGGCACCGCTGAAGGGTGTGCTGCGGGCACTCCAGGGGGCACCTCGGTCGTTGCGCCAGGATCCGCGCTGACCACCGGGAGCGCGCCGAACGCAATAACGCTACTGGCGGCGGGTACGCCTGTACAGCTTTGTTACGCAGTGACTTTGCCGGCTGGCTCGCCCCTCGACCTGGCGGGTCTCAATACCGGGCAGCTGATCTGGCAGTTCGTCGGCACATCGGTCACCCCGTAG
- a CDS encoding signal peptidase I, protein MSNHTSPATAHTKRRRRKLAREIALTAGAVAGLFCVLVALAAVVFGITPLVFRSGSMSPAIDTGALAISKQTPATEIEVGDIVNVTNASGEGITHRVVEIGAVGTDSVQLVLRGDANTEADAETYIVAEVGRVVFSVPNLGYAVTWMSGPVAVFLGGVFVGVLLMIAWRPRTDEDRHHDDRGTDEPGGSGGHSKATLTAILAIGAVGALGLAATNTPTTLAAWNDPATATSGTFTTGLPPVPVPGDPTCVDRAGSFGVGAYVTMSWAPPPGSGYTYRWTITRLGTSLPPHTVNIASADVHNGTWFETLTGTWTFTVQTVSGTRVSAPSRGFTVTMTLTTSPLNLFPAARCGALAPASAPAVALMAPEEVSSSSTAEDLSTSEMSTSAESSVIETSPTETTEITGTTETVLTETSPTETVPTETVPTEASPTEAESPAALAPETSEAAPTTTEAAPTTTEVKPADLITPQTSPSGASVAKVVDIGGSPTLQITDTADGVQYSALISSSSEYGYGVVWGSGGQLWLLGSEQLVRLDNAGSSWTRTVIDASATDEIPADIAALLN, encoded by the coding sequence CTGTCGCGGGCTTGTTCTGTGTGCTGGTCGCCCTGGCGGCAGTTGTTTTCGGGATCACACCGCTCGTCTTCCGATCGGGATCGATGTCGCCAGCCATCGACACCGGCGCCCTGGCCATCAGCAAGCAAACGCCCGCGACCGAGATCGAGGTGGGCGACATAGTCAACGTCACCAACGCCTCGGGCGAGGGAATCACCCACCGCGTCGTCGAGATCGGAGCAGTAGGTACCGACAGCGTCCAGCTCGTTCTCCGAGGCGACGCCAACACCGAGGCAGACGCCGAAACCTACATCGTCGCCGAGGTCGGCCGCGTGGTGTTCAGCGTCCCGAACCTCGGATACGCGGTGACCTGGATGAGCGGACCCGTTGCCGTCTTCCTCGGTGGGGTCTTCGTCGGTGTCCTCCTCATGATCGCCTGGCGCCCCAGGACCGACGAGGACCGCCACCACGATGACCGAGGTACGGACGAGCCGGGTGGGTCTGGTGGGCACAGCAAGGCCACGCTCACGGCGATCCTCGCCATCGGGGCGGTCGGGGCACTGGGGCTCGCTGCAACCAACACACCCACCACCCTGGCGGCATGGAACGATCCTGCGACCGCAACCAGCGGAACGTTCACGACAGGCCTGCCTCCGGTTCCGGTGCCGGGAGACCCGACGTGTGTCGACAGAGCAGGCTCCTTCGGTGTGGGCGCCTACGTGACGATGTCGTGGGCGCCTCCGCCGGGATCGGGCTACACCTACCGATGGACGATCACTCGGCTCGGGACAAGCTTGCCACCCCACACGGTGAATATTGCATCCGCTGATGTGCACAATGGAACCTGGTTCGAGACCCTGACCGGAACCTGGACCTTCACCGTACAAACGGTGTCCGGAACCCGGGTATCGGCGCCGAGCCGGGGGTTCACAGTGACGATGACCCTGACGACGTCGCCCCTGAACCTGTTTCCCGCCGCGCGATGTGGAGCTCTGGCTCCCGCATCGGCCCCGGCAGTGGCCCTAATGGCGCCGGAGGAAGTGTCGAGCTCGTCTACAGCAGAGGACCTGAGCACGTCAGAGATGTCCACCAGCGCTGAATCGTCGGTGATCGAGACCTCGCCGACGGAGACCACTGAGATCACCGGGACCACTGAGACCGTACTGACGGAGACTTCGCCGACCGAGACTGTGCCGACCGAGACTGTGCCGACCGAGGCCTCGCCGACGGAGGCCGAGTCTCCTGCCGCTCTGGCTCCGGAGACTTCCGAGGCTGCGCCGACCACAACCGAGGCTGCGCCGACCACAACCGAGGTCAAGCCTGCCGACCTGATCACTCCGCAGACCTCGCCGTCGGGGGCCTCGGTGGCGAAGGTCGTCGATATCGGCGGCTCGCCCACCCTGCAGATCACCGACACTGCCGACGGAGTGCAGTACAGCGCTCTAATCTCGTCGAGTTCGGAGTACGGGTACGGCGTGGTGTGGGGCTCCGGGGGCCAGCTATGGCTTCTGGGGTCGGAGCAGTTGGTTCGGCTGGACAACGCGGGGTCGAGTTGGACGCGCACGGTAATCGACGCCTCGGCGACAGACGAGATCCCCGCGGATATCGCGGCTTTGCTGAATTGA